The Spirosoma radiotolerans genome has a window encoding:
- a CDS encoding ABC transporter permease — protein sequence MKRFTSQNDRADGPESDAPQPPRWAQRLLRWYCNPDLLEDLEGDLNEYFERNLKAKGARRARLIYCLDALKFFRIYTVRKPDFINLLIHWIMIGSYVKTSRRNLVRNKLFSFINIFGLAVSMSVGLLVIAFIVDLRSYDDFQEKKDRTYRVITTYQELDNAPVDLASTSVKVGKKIRETIAGIQDVTILRNGFSGDAHVNETILPLDALWADNSFFKVFTFPLIEGDPATALTEPYSLVLTEKTAKKLFGDVDPLGKIVRFDTLNYTVTGIAKDVPKLSHIRFEALVSFATADALLAKKDPNFYSWENVWQNYVYIVLPENTTNGPLQASLNDLNTRENAAIKNKRFTVALQPLKEAALGRKLGNSIGPTMIPLVAWILGGLAFVIILSACFNYTNLSIARSLRRSREVGIRKINGALKSHVLGQFMVEAVIISLLALVFSFGLFLFLRTQFLALDSHISDLVSLGLSPRIILYFIGLAVLVGLAAGFFPALFFARINAIKVIKDASSMKVFQRVNMRKALIVIQYTLSLMFIATTLIGYNQYRAFISFDLGFATDNILNIRLQGNKGNVLAKELSGIPAVRDVSQSMMITSLGSMQGSRMKYTDPRDSAMVWLNKVDEHYLPVHNHKLIAGKNFTLRPKKGEESEIIVNEQVLKRFNITKRNPEEALGKLVTVDGKKLAIVGVLKDFHYGTMDQKIEPVMFHYSADEPWGYLNVKIGSTDLPGTMASIENAWRKVDKIHPLDAKFYDDQIELAYNQFSVMVKVIGFIAFLAICIASLGLFGMVVFTTETRLKEISIRKVLGASEAGLIYLLSKGFLTLLMVATLVALPATYLFFDKVVLVNFAYHQPIGLSGLLMGVVIVMFLAFLLIGSQTLKAARRNPAKILKSE from the coding sequence ATGAAACGATTTACCAGCCAAAACGATCGGGCCGACGGTCCTGAATCAGACGCTCCCCAGCCGCCCCGTTGGGCGCAACGTCTGCTGCGCTGGTATTGCAACCCGGATTTACTGGAAGATCTGGAAGGAGACCTGAATGAATACTTTGAGCGTAACCTGAAAGCCAAAGGGGCCCGACGCGCCCGACTGATTTACTGTCTTGATGCCCTGAAATTCTTCAGGATTTATACGGTTCGAAAGCCCGATTTTATCAACCTTCTCATTCATTGGATCATGATTGGCAGTTATGTTAAAACCTCCCGGCGTAATCTGGTACGCAACAAGTTATTCTCTTTTATTAACATTTTTGGTCTGGCGGTTAGCATGTCCGTAGGCCTGCTCGTGATTGCCTTTATCGTCGATTTACGTTCGTACGATGATTTCCAGGAAAAGAAAGACAGAACTTACCGGGTCATCACGACCTATCAGGAGTTGGATAACGCGCCCGTAGATCTGGCGTCGACATCGGTTAAAGTAGGTAAGAAAATTCGTGAAACGATAGCCGGTATACAAGACGTGACGATTCTTCGGAATGGGTTTTCGGGCGATGCCCATGTGAATGAAACCATTCTGCCACTCGACGCTTTGTGGGCAGATAACTCATTTTTCAAGGTATTTACCTTTCCCTTAATCGAGGGTGATCCGGCTACGGCACTGACCGAGCCCTACTCGTTAGTGTTGACCGAAAAAACGGCAAAAAAACTATTTGGAGACGTCGACCCATTGGGTAAAATCGTACGGTTCGATACCCTCAATTACACTGTTACGGGTATTGCCAAAGATGTGCCCAAGCTATCCCATATTCGGTTTGAGGCACTTGTTTCGTTTGCGACCGCGGATGCCTTACTCGCCAAGAAAGACCCTAATTTTTACAGTTGGGAAAATGTCTGGCAGAATTATGTGTATATCGTTTTGCCGGAAAATACAACCAATGGGCCGCTACAGGCTAGCCTTAACGACCTGAATACGAGGGAAAACGCTGCAATAAAGAACAAAAGGTTTACCGTAGCGCTTCAACCGTTAAAAGAAGCTGCCTTAGGCCGAAAACTCGGCAATTCGATTGGGCCCACGATGATACCGCTGGTCGCCTGGATTTTAGGCGGTCTGGCTTTCGTCATTATTCTCTCCGCTTGTTTCAATTACACCAACCTTTCCATCGCCCGTTCACTCAGACGCTCGCGGGAAGTAGGTATTCGCAAAATTAACGGTGCGCTGAAGAGTCATGTGCTGGGGCAGTTTATGGTTGAAGCGGTGATTATTTCGTTGCTGGCCCTGGTATTCTCCTTTGGCCTGTTTCTGTTCTTACGAACGCAATTCCTTGCCCTCGATTCACACATCAGTGATCTCGTTTCTCTTGGCCTTTCTCCCCGGATCATCCTCTATTTTATTGGTCTGGCCGTATTGGTTGGCCTGGCGGCAGGCTTTTTCCCCGCTCTGTTCTTTGCCCGCATTAATGCGATTAAGGTCATAAAAGATGCCTCGTCGATGAAGGTATTTCAACGGGTCAATATGCGTAAAGCGTTGATTGTGATTCAATACACCTTGTCGCTGATGTTTATTGCCACAACTCTGATTGGCTACAACCAGTACCGGGCTTTTATTTCGTTCGACTTAGGCTTCGCGACCGATAATATTTTAAACATTCGGTTGCAGGGCAATAAAGGAAACGTATTAGCTAAAGAGTTGTCGGGAATTCCGGCCGTTCGTGACGTTTCTCAGTCGATGATGATCACGAGTCTGGGCAGTATGCAGGGCTCCCGTATGAAATACACTGATCCTCGGGATTCGGCCATGGTCTGGCTAAATAAAGTGGATGAACATTATTTACCCGTCCATAACCATAAACTGATCGCCGGCAAAAATTTTACCCTGCGCCCCAAAAAGGGAGAAGAGAGCGAAATTATTGTCAATGAGCAAGTGCTGAAACGGTTCAATATTACCAAACGAAATCCTGAAGAAGCCTTGGGTAAGCTCGTCACGGTAGATGGAAAAAAACTCGCCATCGTGGGCGTTTTAAAGGACTTTCACTACGGAACGATGGATCAAAAGATTGAACCCGTCATGTTCCATTATTCAGCCGATGAGCCCTGGGGCTACCTGAATGTTAAGATTGGCTCTACTGATTTGCCTGGCACAATGGCGAGTATTGAAAACGCCTGGCGCAAAGTCGATAAGATTCATCCGCTGGATGCCAAATTCTACGACGATCAGATTGAACTAGCCTATAACCAATTTTCCGTTATGGTGAAGGTAATTGGTTTCATTGCTTTCCTGGCTATTTGTATTGCTTCGCTTGGTTTGTTCGGCATGGTCGTGTTCACGACAGAAACTCGCTTAAAGGAAATTAGCATCCGTAAAGTGCTTGGGGCCAGCGAAGCAGGACTGATCTATCTGCTCAGTAAAGGATTCTTAACCCTGCTCATGGTGGCCACGCTGGTGGCGCTTCCGGCCACTTACCTCTTTTTCGACAAAGTGGTGTTGGTCAACTTTGCCTATCACCAGCCAATTGGCCTCAGTGGCCTGCTCATGGGTGTTGTGATTGTCATGTTTCTGGCTTTCCTGCTGATCGGTTCACAAACGTTAAAAGCAGCTCGCAGGAACCCGGCCAAGATACTGAAAAGTGAATAA
- a CDS encoding gliding motility-associated C-terminal domain-containing protein: MQKGYSWLWVSLVAFLPGMLAGQNLIPNGNFETYRNCPRQDNQLIEATPWYNPNRATPDFYHECFQTGQMSLPPHSGKGVGHLFFDQGWAEYLGVRLIKPLIADECYYFEMYIATDTPNKYLPETLGAYFSTSPVTDVTTTDRLPANPQILDTQPKNSLGRLQWQRVAGFVTAKGGEQYITIGNFNKEPPFLGYYYLFVDDISLVPVNLELGKDTTLCGRQSTLLLDATTPGAFDYRWNDGSTKPTRQVTKPGKYSVTAVTSCKTLTDSLIVDYALDFSLGADTTICNGQTLTLKVPATTTSTYRWQDGSSTNTLTVRQAGQYSIRVTQASCIASDTIQVQYIRPPELELGPDKQLCGAQLFVIKPTVAEGKFSWTDQISGVERTVSSSGIYRASVQNACATVTDSIVIDYNACDCVLYAPNTFTPNGDGLNDVFLAYGCGDITITSLAIFNRWGEVVFETKDSPFLWDGNYRGDHCETGVYAWRIQYRLRQQGKVITDQKTGPLSLIR, encoded by the coding sequence ATGCAAAAAGGATATAGTTGGCTCTGGGTTAGCCTCGTTGCGTTCCTGCCCGGAATGCTGGCGGGCCAAAACCTCATTCCCAACGGTAACTTTGAAACGTACCGAAATTGCCCACGTCAAGATAATCAACTCATCGAGGCCACTCCCTGGTATAACCCGAACCGGGCCACCCCTGATTTCTACCACGAATGTTTTCAGACGGGGCAAATGTCGTTACCGCCCCATTCGGGTAAGGGAGTTGGGCATTTGTTTTTCGATCAGGGCTGGGCTGAGTACCTGGGCGTACGGCTGATCAAACCACTGATCGCCGATGAGTGCTATTATTTCGAGATGTACATTGCTACGGATACACCCAATAAATACCTTCCCGAAACACTGGGGGCCTATTTCTCGACCAGCCCGGTCACGGATGTAACAACAACGGACAGACTGCCAGCCAATCCGCAAATTCTGGATACCCAACCTAAAAATAGTCTTGGCCGCCTGCAGTGGCAACGTGTTGCGGGTTTCGTAACGGCGAAAGGTGGTGAGCAATATATAACCATTGGAAACTTTAATAAAGAACCTCCTTTTCTAGGCTACTACTATTTATTTGTTGATGATATATCGCTGGTACCCGTCAACCTCGAACTGGGTAAAGACACCACCTTATGCGGTCGTCAGAGTACGCTATTACTCGATGCTACAACGCCCGGAGCCTTCGATTATCGGTGGAACGATGGGAGCACAAAGCCAACTCGGCAGGTAACTAAACCAGGTAAATACTCTGTAACAGCTGTCACTTCGTGTAAAACACTCACCGATAGTCTCATCGTCGATTACGCGCTTGACTTCAGCCTGGGTGCCGATACGACGATTTGTAATGGTCAGACCCTCACGCTCAAGGTGCCTGCGACAACCACATCGACTTACCGCTGGCAGGATGGGTCATCGACCAATACATTGACAGTGCGCCAGGCCGGGCAATACAGCATTCGGGTGACACAGGCCAGTTGTATTGCCAGTGATACCATTCAGGTACAGTATATACGGCCGCCCGAGTTGGAGTTAGGACCCGACAAACAACTGTGTGGGGCACAACTGTTTGTCATCAAACCGACGGTTGCCGAGGGGAAGTTTAGCTGGACGGATCAAATTTCAGGCGTTGAACGAACGGTGAGTAGTTCGGGCATATACCGGGCAAGCGTGCAGAATGCCTGCGCCACGGTTACCGATTCGATTGTTATTGATTATAACGCCTGCGATTGTGTTCTTTACGCGCCCAATACCTTTACGCCAAATGGGGATGGGCTAAATGATGTTTTTCTGGCCTATGGTTGTGGCGATATTACCATCACATCACTGGCAATTTTTAATCGCTGGGGAGAGGTTGTTTTCGAGACGAAAGACTCGCCCTTTCTGTGGGACGGTAATTATCGCGGTGACCATTGCGAAACGGGGGTCTATGCCTGGCGTATTCAGTATCGGCTCAGGCA
- a CDS encoding sugar phosphate isomerase/epimerase family protein, giving the protein MKTMKGPGIFLAQFLGDEAPFNSLDTIAKYMADLGYKGIQIPTWDSRLIDLKQASESQTYCDELKGKLTDIGVEITELATHLQGQLVAVHPAYGAMFDGFGPAELAGKPKDQQAWAVDQLMMTAKASKNLGLKASPTFSGALLWPFVYPWPQRPAGLVETGFKELADRWLPILNAYDEAGVDVAYELHPGEDLHDGITFEMFLEKVGNHPRAGINYDPSHFVLQQLDYLQFIDFYHDRIYAYHVKDAEFNPTGKQGVYGGYQGWVERAGRFRSLGDGQVDFSGIFSKLAQYDYDRWAVLEWECALKHPEVGAAEGAPFIDSHIIRVTERAFDDFAGTGADDAFNKRVLGL; this is encoded by the coding sequence ATGAAGACAATGAAAGGTCCGGGCATATTTCTTGCCCAGTTTCTGGGTGACGAAGCCCCATTTAATTCGCTCGATACGATTGCCAAATACATGGCTGATCTGGGCTACAAAGGTATCCAGATTCCAACCTGGGATTCGCGGTTGATCGATCTCAAGCAAGCGTCGGAGAGCCAAACCTACTGCGACGAACTGAAAGGAAAGTTGACGGATATCGGTGTCGAAATCACTGAACTCGCGACTCACCTACAAGGCCAGCTTGTTGCCGTTCATCCGGCCTACGGGGCCATGTTCGATGGATTCGGCCCGGCGGAGTTGGCGGGTAAGCCCAAAGACCAGCAGGCCTGGGCAGTTGACCAACTGATGATGACGGCGAAAGCCAGTAAGAATCTTGGTCTTAAGGCCAGTCCTACCTTTTCGGGGGCGCTGCTTTGGCCATTTGTGTATCCCTGGCCACAGCGTCCGGCGGGTTTGGTCGAGACGGGTTTCAAAGAACTGGCTGATCGCTGGTTGCCTATCCTGAATGCCTATGATGAAGCCGGTGTCGATGTTGCCTACGAACTTCACCCCGGCGAAGACCTGCACGATGGGATTACCTTTGAGATGTTTCTGGAAAAAGTGGGTAACCACCCCCGCGCTGGCATCAACTATGATCCAAGCCACTTTGTATTGCAACAGCTTGATTATCTGCAATTCATCGATTTCTACCACGACCGTATTTATGCCTACCACGTGAAAGACGCTGAGTTCAATCCGACGGGCAAGCAGGGCGTCTATGGCGGCTACCAGGGTTGGGTTGAGCGGGCAGGCCGATTCCGTTCGTTAGGCGATGGCCAAGTTGACTTCTCGGGTATCTTCTCTAAACTGGCGCAATACGACTACGACCGTTGGGCCGTGCTTGAGTGGGAATGTGCGCTAAAGCACCCTGAAGTGGGCGCGGCTGAAGGAGCCCCCTTCATCGACAGCCACATCATCCGGGTTACGGAACGGGCCTTCGATGACTTTGCCGGAACCGGTGCCGATGACGCTTTTAACAAGCGAGTGCTGGGATTGTAA
- a CDS encoding phosphotransferase, with the protein MPTFPVTSSILSSAHLGQFLQKKYGLRDNTSCQLLKAGVNHSYLVTDGTQKAIFRIYSLNWRTETEVREELRLLTLLQENGLPVSYPLADVAGTFIQELDAPEGKRFGVLFSFAEGEKLLTFSEELHSTIGQIMARFHQLTHNLKLNRVSYTPQLMLVDSLAFVKPFLPADSAEMNFLYTTQRYLLDEFSKIDRTKTREGIVHLDIWFDNLNINKENQVTLFDFDFCGSGLQCIDIAYYILQIHSTETDEAEFRKKKESFLAGYESVTKISEEEQNLLPMLGLSVYFFYLGVQCQRFDNWSNVFLNELHLKRLINLRVKRWADFNKITVN; encoded by the coding sequence ATGCCCACTTTTCCAGTTACGTCCTCCATCTTGTCGTCGGCTCATCTGGGCCAATTTCTACAGAAGAAATACGGCCTTCGTGACAACACATCCTGTCAGTTACTAAAAGCAGGCGTCAATCATTCCTATCTGGTAACGGATGGCACTCAAAAGGCAATTTTTCGAATTTATAGTCTCAACTGGCGCACCGAAACCGAAGTAAGGGAAGAGTTGCGCTTACTGACGCTCTTGCAGGAAAACGGACTGCCGGTGTCGTATCCGCTGGCTGACGTAGCCGGTACCTTTATTCAGGAATTGGATGCGCCCGAGGGCAAGCGCTTTGGCGTTCTGTTTTCGTTTGCCGAAGGAGAGAAGTTGCTGACCTTTTCGGAGGAACTGCACAGTACGATAGGGCAGATCATGGCCCGGTTTCACCAACTTACGCATAACCTAAAACTGAACCGGGTAAGCTATACGCCACAGCTCATGCTGGTTGATTCACTTGCGTTCGTCAAGCCATTCTTACCCGCCGACTCGGCTGAGATGAACTTCCTGTACACTACCCAGCGCTATTTACTGGACGAGTTTTCGAAAATAGACCGCACGAAAACGCGGGAGGGAATCGTGCATCTGGACATCTGGTTCGACAATCTGAATATCAATAAAGAGAATCAGGTGACCCTGTTCGATTTTGATTTTTGTGGGAGTGGACTGCAGTGTATCGATATTGCTTATTACATCCTGCAGATTCACAGTACTGAAACGGATGAGGCTGAGTTTAGGAAAAAGAAGGAAAGTTTTCTGGCTGGTTATGAATCGGTTACTAAAATCAGCGAGGAAGAGCAAAACCTGTTGCCCATGCTGGGGCTAAGCGTCTATTTCTTCTATCTGGGCGTTCAGTGCCAGCGTTTCGATAACTGGTCGAATGTGTTTCTGAATGAGTTACACTTAAAACGGCTGATCAATTTACGTGTAAAACGCTGGGCTGATTTTAATAAAATAACGGTGAACTGA
- a CDS encoding PadR family transcriptional regulator yields MKGSNLGEFEELILLTIAALVNDAYSVAVCDELEKHTGRAAKLGVVHAVLNRLEEKGLVKSHLGEASSTRGGKRKRYYEVTHAGKVALTKAKEVRESLWSIIPGFNLEGSI; encoded by the coding sequence ATGAAGGGGAGTAACCTGGGGGAGTTTGAAGAACTGATATTGCTAACCATTGCGGCACTGGTCAATGACGCCTATAGTGTGGCTGTTTGCGATGAGTTGGAAAAACACACAGGCCGGGCCGCCAAACTAGGCGTTGTTCATGCTGTTTTGAATCGGCTGGAAGAAAAAGGGCTCGTGAAAAGCCATCTGGGCGAGGCATCCAGTACGCGGGGAGGGAAACGTAAGCGCTATTACGAGGTGACCCATGCCGGGAAAGTAGCCCTCACTAAAGCGAAAGAGGTACGTGAATCGCTTTGGAGTATCATTCCTGGATTCAATCTGGAAGGTTCGATATGA
- a CDS encoding response regulator, whose protein sequence is MTIDERIHILIVEDEGILAMELSDSLEADGYFVVGIANNGRKALDLCQRQRVDLLLCDITIKGDWDGIETVKHITAERPIPVIYLTALTDRETLERAKQTYPAAYVHKPYQLNSLRTAIELAIHNFSLRTKPVPATAAVPERNTSRDKETILQIEDHLFVKQNYQFVKINVTELLYLEADNVYTTLVTTNRKYVVRQTLSGILERMNLPSLVRIHRSYAVNIHKVDSFNDAELSIGTQLLPLSRSYKEDFLQRFNHY, encoded by the coding sequence ATGACCATTGATGAACGTATCCATATTTTGATAGTGGAAGATGAAGGTATTTTGGCCATGGAGTTGAGTGACAGCCTCGAAGCGGATGGTTACTTTGTAGTGGGCATTGCCAATAATGGTCGTAAGGCACTCGATTTGTGCCAGCGGCAGCGAGTTGATTTGTTACTTTGCGATATTACCATTAAAGGAGATTGGGATGGTATTGAGACTGTTAAACACATTACGGCCGAACGGCCCATTCCAGTCATTTACCTGACGGCTCTGACAGATCGGGAAACCCTGGAACGAGCCAAGCAGACCTATCCTGCCGCTTATGTCCACAAGCCTTATCAACTGAACAGCCTGAGAACGGCTATTGAGCTGGCCATTCATAATTTTAGCCTCCGTACTAAGCCAGTTCCCGCTACAGCGGCCGTTCCCGAACGGAATACATCCCGAGACAAAGAAACAATTCTGCAAATTGAGGACCATTTATTTGTTAAGCAGAATTACCAATTCGTCAAGATAAATGTGACAGAGTTACTTTATCTGGAGGCCGATAATGTATATACGACCTTAGTCACGACGAACCGAAAATACGTTGTCCGGCAAACGTTGAGTGGTATTCTGGAGCGGATGAATTTACCGTCTCTGGTGCGTATACATCGGTCTTATGCGGTTAATATTCATAAAGTGGACTCCTTCAATGACGCTGAACTAAGCATTGGAACGCAGTTACTTCCGCTAAGCCGGAGTTATAAGGAAGACTTTCTGCAACGGTTTAACCACTATTAG
- a CDS encoding tetratricopeptide repeat protein yields MKSNLWALSCLLVVVLAASNPVQAQRRLVDSLKTTLTYKLPDSTRAHTYYNIANSFYKESKLDSALYYLKPMLKHCQKTHDLAGLGEYNLLTCVVRLHQGLFDESILCAQAAINYFTKCHKPGSIAKVYHNLGLLYKTMGGDLRIRANLEKGMYYIQQAIRINQELKANRFLAENYVNLGIIYEDLQEYERGRECFLKALAINDANHAKPEDYRVIYNDLGKNANVQGQYEQAVVYLNKALAINLELNRTTSLVHNYRNLSTAYQFLKKPDQAISYGEKAIALVEKSKDAPLTRSVYKMMSQMYASVGKYEKAYQYAVQQKRIEDSLMNLDKTRTVARLEEQYTLKKSNELATIQAGLALAKAKEIARIESAKEKEIAAIQAEENRRVARIKAVVDIEKARAIADVQAKYETQKRMNQIAALDQQNQQQTRQVNYMAGGLGLLGLLLSLLVGQYWALRRANRQLSAQNEIITSNSHQLVSQSDQLRTLMKELHHRVKNNLAIVSSLLTLQANGLTDEKAVQALRKGQQRVQAMSLIHQRLYQTDRVTIVNIREYLTDLSESLMRAYGYEPANFDLQVDVALEELDVDVAMPLGLIVNELITNSFKYAFTHQEHPLLRIKLDYANGASQPGITLEVQDNGPGIKATDWQKNNNRTSFGRRLVTSLTEQLEGKFELTTQNGTLCRLHIPQTRLAA; encoded by the coding sequence ATGAAAAGTAATTTATGGGCTTTGTCTTGCCTTCTGGTCGTGGTACTGGCGGCAAGCAATCCCGTTCAGGCACAGCGTCGGCTGGTCGATAGCTTAAAAACGACGCTGACCTACAAACTTCCTGACTCAACCAGAGCCCACACGTATTACAACATAGCTAATAGTTTCTACAAAGAAAGTAAGCTTGATTCGGCGCTTTACTACCTGAAACCGATGCTGAAACATTGCCAGAAAACGCATGATCTGGCAGGGCTTGGTGAGTATAACCTGCTCACCTGCGTCGTACGGCTCCATCAGGGATTATTTGACGAGTCGATTCTGTGTGCGCAGGCGGCTATAAACTACTTCACTAAATGCCACAAGCCGGGTTCCATTGCTAAAGTATACCATAATTTAGGGCTGCTCTATAAAACGATGGGTGGGGATTTACGGATCCGGGCCAACCTCGAAAAGGGGATGTATTATATACAGCAGGCTATCCGAATCAATCAGGAACTGAAGGCGAATCGGTTTCTCGCCGAAAATTATGTTAACCTGGGTATCATTTATGAAGATTTGCAGGAATATGAGCGGGGGAGGGAATGTTTCCTGAAGGCGCTGGCGATCAATGATGCCAACCATGCCAAACCAGAGGATTATCGGGTTATTTACAATGACCTTGGTAAAAATGCCAATGTACAAGGGCAGTATGAGCAGGCAGTCGTGTATCTGAATAAGGCCCTGGCAATCAATCTGGAGCTTAACCGAACAACCAGCCTTGTTCACAATTACCGGAATCTATCCACGGCTTATCAATTCCTGAAAAAACCTGACCAGGCTATCTCATACGGTGAAAAAGCCATTGCGCTGGTCGAAAAGAGCAAGGATGCTCCGCTGACCCGGTCGGTTTATAAAATGATGTCGCAGATGTACGCGAGTGTGGGAAAATATGAGAAAGCCTACCAATACGCTGTGCAGCAGAAGCGAATTGAAGATTCGTTGATGAATCTGGATAAAACACGCACGGTTGCCCGCCTGGAAGAACAATATACACTGAAAAAATCGAATGAACTGGCAACGATTCAGGCCGGGCTGGCTTTGGCTAAAGCTAAAGAAATTGCCCGTATAGAGTCTGCCAAGGAAAAGGAAATTGCAGCTATTCAGGCTGAAGAAAACCGGCGGGTTGCCCGGATAAAGGCGGTTGTCGACATTGAAAAAGCACGCGCTATCGCCGATGTTCAGGCGAAGTATGAGACGCAAAAACGGATGAACCAAATTGCCGCTCTTGACCAGCAAAACCAGCAACAAACCCGCCAGGTCAACTACATGGCGGGTGGTTTGGGGCTGTTAGGTCTGCTGTTGAGCCTTCTGGTGGGGCAATATTGGGCATTGCGTCGGGCCAACAGGCAATTATCGGCTCAGAACGAAATTATTACCAGCAACAGTCACCAGTTGGTTAGTCAGTCTGATCAATTGCGTACGCTGATGAAAGAATTGCACCACCGCGTTAAAAACAATTTAGCTATTGTATCGAGCCTGCTCACCTTGCAGGCGAACGGCCTGACGGATGAGAAAGCCGTACAGGCACTTCGTAAAGGACAGCAGCGGGTGCAGGCCATGTCGCTCATTCACCAGCGATTGTACCAGACAGATCGGGTAACGATCGTTAACATCCGTGAATATTTGACCGATTTGTCTGAAAGCCTGATGCGGGCTTACGGCTACGAACCCGCTAACTTCGATTTACAGGTCGACGTAGCACTGGAAGAGTTGGATGTCGATGTGGCTATGCCATTAGGACTGATCGTAAATGAATTAATAACCAACTCGTTTAAGTATGCTTTTACGCACCAGGAGCACCCGCTGCTCCGGATCAAACTAGATTATGCCAATGGCGCATCGCAGCCAGGTATTACCCTGGAAGTACAGGATAACGGGCCGGGAATAAAGGCGACCGACTGGCAGAAAAATAATAACCGAACATCGTTTGGCCGACGCCTGGTTACTTCCCTGACGGAACAACTAGAAGGTAAATTCGAATTGACTACCCAGAATGGCACCTTATGCCGACTGCACATACCGCAGACTCGTTTGGCCGCCTGA
- a CDS encoding four helix bundle protein produces MEDEESLVTEAWVDYSTHSKSQFLDDLEKRLKMFMLRCVKVCRTLPKEYEAQHFAHQLIRSSSSAAANFRAVRRGRSQKEFFAKLSVTLEELDESLFWLETIVFTEIVPERRLKELIDEGYQVLKILSKSRKTVSD; encoded by the coding sequence ATGGAAGACGAGGAAAGCTTAGTTACTGAAGCCTGGGTAGATTACTCCACTCACTCGAAAAGTCAATTTCTGGATGATCTGGAAAAACGGCTTAAGATGTTTATGCTACGCTGTGTAAAAGTGTGTCGAACGCTTCCAAAAGAATATGAAGCGCAACATTTTGCTCACCAGCTTATTCGTTCTTCTTCATCAGCTGCTGCCAACTTTCGGGCGGTTCGTAGAGGCAGGAGTCAGAAGGAATTTTTTGCCAAACTCAGTGTTACGCTCGAAGAACTGGACGAATCGCTCTTTTGGCTGGAAACAATCGTCTTTACAGAAATCGTACCAGAACGTCGATTAAAGGAGTTGATAGATGAAGGGTATCAAGTACTGAAAATTTTATCTAAATCCCGTAAAACAGTGAGCGACTGA